A genome region from Chiroxiphia lanceolata isolate bChiLan1 chromosome 5, bChiLan1.pri, whole genome shotgun sequence includes the following:
- the CCDC71L gene encoding coiled-coil domain-containing protein 71L — MTRSRKQAALERGAGKMNPEAGSAAAAAAGARAAAAGAAGGETAAAAWGLEGEGEKVVYSRSQVSFAGTKALGDALKLFMPKSTEFMSSDSELWNFLCSLKHEFSPVILRSKDVYGYSSCRAVVPDLPPPSERPRRRAGKRRLPAADAKRRAGAAGGSAKRRRRRRRRRRERGRQRSAVGGPRAAGQEEEAEAPEPPGEQADRERSSPAAAAWEPFGGRSLEEIWKAATPRLTTFPTIRVRGSVWSRRSLAAARRRAQRILGVDLSPVVRVRRFPVAPS, encoded by the coding sequence ATGACCCGCAGTAGGAAGCAGGCGGCACTGGAGAGAGGAGCCGGGAAGATGAACCCAGAGGCGGGGAGCGCCGCGGCGGCAGCCGCGGGagcccgggcggcggcggcagggGCAGCTGGCGGCGAAACGGCGGCCGCCGcctgggggctggagggggaaggggagaaagtTGTGTACTCGCGCTCGCAGGTCTCCTTCGCTGGCACCAAGGCACTGGGCGACGCCCTCAAGCTCTTCATGCCCAAGTCCACTGAGTTTATGAGCTCGGACTCGGAGCTGTGGAACTTCCTCTGCAGCCTCAAGCACGAGTTCTCCCCGGTCATCCTCCGCAGCAAGGACGTCTACGGATACTCCTCCTGCCGTGCCGTCGTCCCCGACCTGCCACCGCCCTcggagcggccccgccgccgcgccggCAAGCGGCGCCTCCCGGCCGCCGACGCCAagcgccgggccggggcggcgggcggcagcgccaagcggcggcggcggcggcggcgccgcaGGAGGGAGCGGGGCAGGCAGCGCTCGGCGGTCGGCGGCCCCCGCGCAgcggggcaggaggaggaggcggaggcGCCGGAGCCGCCGGGCGAGCAGGCGGACAGGGAGCGGAGCAGCCCGGCGGCGGCCGCCTGGGAGCCGTTCGGCGGCAGATCGCTGGAGGAGATTTGGAAGGCGGCCACCCCCCGCCTCACCACGTTCCCCACCATCCGTGTGCGGGGCAGCGTGTGGAGCCGGCGGAGCctggcggcggcgcggcggcgaGCGCAGCGGATCCTCGGCGTGGACCTGTCCCCCGTGGTGCGGGTGCGCCGCTTCCCCGTGGCGCCGTCCTGA